A window of the Paenibacillus woosongensis genome harbors these coding sequences:
- the glgA gene encoding glycogen synthase GlgA, translating to MKILFAAAEVAPFIKTGGLADVIGALPKALHEAGHDVRIVLPKYRDMSAAYSDLLEHWGAVEVPVGWRRQYGGIEYLAWEEIPVYFIDNEYYFGREGVYGYWDDGERFAFLNRAVLEILPAIDFWPDVLHCHDWHTAMIPLLLKEHFRHHPNYAGIRTVFTIHNLLYQGLFPDEVLGDLLSLPHTYYTPEGVEYNGAVSFMKAGLVFSDHVTTVSPTYAEEIKTPYYGYGLDGLLRSLGDRLSGIVNGVDTKLYNPATDEVLAVRYKSSAKKKQENKEALQEELGLPVSARTPLVAMVTRLVEPKGLDLVIRILDEWLASDDVQFVILGTGDRAYEDWFREAAHRHPAKLSAQLLFSDALSRKIYAGSDLFLMPSKFEPCGISQLLALRYGSIPVVRETGGLNDTVKSYNEATGEGNGFTFANFNAHDLLYTLRRAIEFYHQQDHWKQLLHNAFTGDYSWAVSAKQYIDIYERVARDA from the coding sequence ATGAAAATTCTGTTCGCCGCGGCGGAAGTTGCGCCGTTCATCAAGACGGGTGGCCTGGCCGACGTCATTGGAGCATTGCCTAAAGCGCTGCACGAGGCCGGACACGATGTCCGGATCGTGCTGCCGAAGTACCGGGATATGTCCGCTGCTTACAGTGACCTCCTTGAACACTGGGGGGCGGTTGAAGTTCCCGTCGGCTGGCGCCGGCAGTACGGTGGCATCGAGTATTTGGCTTGGGAGGAAATCCCGGTATATTTTATCGATAACGAATATTACTTTGGCAGGGAAGGGGTGTACGGCTACTGGGACGACGGGGAGAGATTTGCATTTTTGAACCGGGCTGTGCTGGAGATTCTGCCTGCGATCGATTTCTGGCCAGACGTACTGCACTGTCATGATTGGCACACCGCGATGATTCCCCTTTTACTAAAGGAACACTTCCGCCATCACCCTAATTACGCTGGCATTCGTACCGTATTCACCATTCACAATTTGCTGTATCAAGGGCTATTTCCTGACGAGGTGCTTGGTGACCTGCTGAGCTTGCCGCACACTTATTATACGCCGGAGGGCGTCGAATATAACGGTGCTGTAAGTTTTATGAAAGCAGGCTTGGTGTTTTCAGATCATGTTACAACAGTAAGCCCGACTTACGCGGAGGAGATCAAGACACCGTATTACGGTTACGGACTGGACGGACTGCTCCGTTCTCTCGGGGACCGATTGTCGGGAATTGTCAACGGCGTGGATACGAAGCTGTACAATCCGGCGACAGACGAGGTACTGGCCGTCCGGTACAAGTCAAGCGCAAAGAAGAAGCAGGAGAATAAGGAGGCTTTGCAGGAAGAATTGGGTCTGCCTGTATCCGCCAGGACGCCTCTCGTAGCGATGGTTACGCGGCTTGTTGAGCCGAAAGGGCTTGATCTGGTCATCCGCATTTTGGACGAGTGGCTGGCCTCTGACGATGTTCAATTCGTCATTCTTGGTACAGGCGACAGGGCGTATGAGGATTGGTTCAGAGAAGCGGCGCATCGTCACCCAGCAAAGCTGTCGGCGCAATTGCTGTTTAGTGACGCATTGTCCCGGAAAATATATGCGGGCAGCGACCTGTTCCTGATGCCCTCCAAATTCGAGCCCTGCGGAATTAGCCAGCTGCTTGCGCTGCGTTATGGCAGTATCCCGGTCGTCCGTGAAACCGGAGGGTTGAACGATACGGTGAAGTCCTACAACGAGGCGACCGGAGAAGGGAACGGATTCACGTTTGCGAATTTCAATGCCCACGACTTGCTGTACACATTGCGCCGGGCAATCGAATTTTATCATCAGCAGGATCACTGGAAGCAGCTGCTTCACAATGCCTTTACTGGAGATTACAGCTGGGCGGTGTCGGCCAAGCAATATATCGATATCTATGAACGAGTTGCAAGAGATGCCTGA
- the glgB gene encoding 1,4-alpha-glucan branching protein GlgB produces MSERSSKQAISASDIYLFHEGTLYRSYFTFGAHRAVEDGRTGVRFTVWAPHAIRVGLASDWNEWSGQNDLLYKIPDSGIWTRFFPGVEEGTFYKYEITGPDGDTFLKADPYAFHAEVRPATASIVRSLSGYKWNDGKWRSKNRVPFQRPLNIYEVHFGTWRQKPGGDFFTYREMADELIPYVVDMGYTHIEIMPLAEHPYDLSWGYQATGYFAPTSRYGEPEDLMYFVDRCHQADIGVLLDWVPGHFTKDAHGLRMFDGTPLYEYGDPLMAEKPGWGTLSFDFSKPEVRSFLISNALYWMDVYHFDGLRVDAVTSMIRLDFEKQAGQYRLNDQGGIENVEAISFLRQLNRTVFQYYPHALMMAEESSAWPLVTAPIEDGGLGFNYKWNMGWMNDTLEYVEKHFQQRPSYHNLLTFPICYAYSENFILPLSHDEVVHGKKSLLDKNPGSYEEKFAGLRLLRGYQLTSPGKKLQFMGGEFGQYIEWKDQDQLDWFLLDYDSHRCMLEYTAALNKLYLQERALWELDHSFDGYQWINPHDAAQSVICYLRKGKKAGDTLLVIINFQAVPRTDYRVGVPKPGEYTLIFNSDDPAFGGNGTMIRTNLASVKIPWQEQSHSVVMDIAPLSMTIWKKTLKRQTASAKRRTKKK; encoded by the coding sequence TTGTCAGAGCGATCGTCCAAGCAAGCCATTTCAGCAAGCGATATTTACTTATTTCATGAAGGTACGCTGTATCGCAGTTATTTCACGTTCGGTGCGCATCGGGCGGTTGAGGACGGCCGTACAGGTGTCAGATTTACCGTGTGGGCACCCCATGCGATTCGTGTTGGCCTTGCGTCGGACTGGAATGAGTGGAGTGGGCAGAACGATTTATTATATAAGATACCCGATTCGGGAATTTGGACTCGCTTTTTCCCCGGTGTTGAAGAAGGAACTTTTTACAAGTATGAAATAACAGGACCAGACGGCGATACTTTCCTAAAAGCTGATCCATATGCCTTTCATGCGGAGGTCAGACCGGCGACGGCATCCATTGTGCGATCATTGTCAGGCTACAAATGGAATGACGGAAAGTGGAGAAGCAAGAACAGAGTGCCGTTTCAGAGACCTCTAAACATTTATGAGGTGCATTTCGGCACGTGGAGGCAAAAACCCGGCGGCGATTTTTTCACTTATCGGGAGATGGCTGACGAGTTAATTCCTTATGTCGTAGATATGGGCTACACCCATATTGAAATTATGCCGCTCGCCGAGCATCCTTACGATTTGTCCTGGGGTTACCAGGCTACCGGTTATTTTGCGCCTACGAGCAGATATGGCGAGCCTGAGGATCTCATGTATTTCGTTGATCGCTGCCATCAGGCGGACATCGGGGTACTGCTGGATTGGGTGCCAGGACATTTCACAAAGGATGCTCACGGGCTGCGTATGTTCGACGGGACACCGCTGTACGAATACGGTGATCCGCTAATGGCTGAGAAGCCGGGCTGGGGAACGCTCAGCTTTGATTTCTCGAAGCCGGAAGTACGTTCCTTCCTCATTTCCAATGCTTTGTATTGGATGGATGTTTACCACTTTGACGGTCTTCGCGTCGATGCGGTCACCAGCATGATTCGTCTCGATTTTGAGAAGCAGGCTGGTCAGTACCGGCTGAATGATCAGGGCGGCATTGAGAATGTCGAGGCGATATCCTTTCTGCGGCAGCTCAACCGTACTGTATTCCAATATTATCCTCACGCACTAATGATGGCAGAGGAATCCAGTGCATGGCCGCTTGTGACTGCGCCGATCGAGGATGGCGGGCTCGGATTCAACTACAAGTGGAATATGGGCTGGATGAACGATACGCTCGAATATGTCGAGAAACATTTTCAGCAGCGGCCTAGCTATCACAATTTACTGACCTTTCCGATCTGTTACGCTTATTCGGAAAATTTCATTTTGCCTTTATCACATGATGAAGTGGTTCATGGAAAAAAATCTTTGCTGGATAAAAATCCGGGCAGCTACGAAGAGAAGTTTGCCGGGCTGCGGCTGCTGCGCGGGTATCAGCTTACTTCTCCCGGGAAGAAGCTGCAATTCATGGGCGGTGAGTTTGGGCAATACATTGAATGGAAGGATCAGGACCAGCTGGACTGGTTCCTTCTGGATTATGATTCGCATCGTTGCATGCTGGAATACACGGCTGCTTTGAACAAGCTGTATTTGCAGGAGCGGGCGCTGTGGGAACTGGATCATTCCTTCGACGGTTACCAGTGGATTAACCCGCATGATGCCGCTCAAAGTGTGATTTGCTACTTGCGCAAGGGCAAGAAAGCGGGAGACACGCTGCTTGTGATCATTAATTTTCAGGCAGTCCCGCGAACGGACTACCGTGTAGGCGTGCCTAAACCAGGAGAATATACGCTGATATTCAACAGTGACGATCCGGCCTTCGGCGGTAACGGGACAATGATAAGAACTAACCTGGCCTCTGTTAAAATACCTTGGCAAGAGCAGTCCCATAGCGTAGTCATGGATATAGCTCCCCTAAGTATGACGATTTGGAAGAAGACGTTGAAGCGACAAACTGCTTCAGCGAAGAGGAGGACGAAGAAGAAATGA
- a CDS encoding glucose-1-phosphate adenylyltransferase: protein MNKKDCIAMLLAGGEGRRLSPLTSKQAKPAVPFGSKYRIIDFPLSNCVNSGIDTIGVLTQYEAESLHQHIGDGEAWGLPRTENGGIALLPSYGTDNTGNNEYVGTADAIYKNIEYVDRYSPDNVLILSGDHIYHMDYREMLNSHIKQGAWATISVMPVPWEEAHRFGVMSIDKQQRITEFAEKPEQPASNLASMGIYLFKWDFLKQHLIEDANDPHSSHDFGKDVIPKMLAGSMPLHAYEFKGYWRDVGTVQSLWDAHMDLLSGSDWTFPNEQWPMYTREMRTKLGSVKTRSAEIKASMVHDCCTLEGCAERSVIFGGSIIGRHTKIKDSIVMPNVEIGRNVLIERAIIGEGAVIKDGAVIKGTAHEIIVIGPNETVLAKPAVRTQPSRLLKEVYDNTARLRAEGLSS, encoded by the coding sequence ATGAACAAAAAGGATTGCATTGCCATGCTGTTGGCCGGAGGGGAAGGCAGGAGATTATCTCCTCTCACGTCCAAACAGGCTAAACCGGCAGTGCCATTTGGCAGCAAATACCGTATTATCGATTTTCCTCTCAGCAATTGCGTAAACTCAGGAATCGATACCATCGGTGTTCTGACACAATATGAAGCAGAATCACTCCACCAGCATATCGGAGACGGCGAGGCATGGGGATTGCCCAGAACGGAGAATGGCGGTATCGCTTTGCTCCCTTCTTATGGCACGGACAATACCGGAAACAATGAATATGTAGGCACCGCCGATGCCATTTATAAAAACATCGAATACGTGGATCGCTATTCGCCCGATAACGTCCTTATTTTGTCTGGTGATCACATTTATCACATGGATTATCGCGAAATGCTGAATTCCCATATCAAGCAAGGAGCTTGGGCGACCATTTCCGTTATGCCGGTACCCTGGGAGGAAGCCCATCGTTTTGGCGTCATGTCTATCGACAAACAGCAGCGGATTACAGAATTCGCCGAAAAGCCGGAGCAGCCTGCGAGCAATCTGGCCTCCATGGGTATTTACCTGTTCAAGTGGGATTTCCTGAAGCAGCATTTGATCGAAGATGCTAATGATCCGCACTCCAGCCATGATTTCGGCAAAGACGTCATCCCTAAAATGCTTGCCGGTTCCATGCCGCTGCATGCCTATGAATTTAAAGGGTACTGGCGCGACGTCGGTACTGTCCAAAGTCTGTGGGACGCTCACATGGACCTGCTGAGCGGCAGCGACTGGACGTTTCCGAATGAGCAATGGCCGATGTATACGCGCGAAATGCGTACGAAGCTGGGTTCTGTCAAAACCCGCAGCGCCGAAATTAAAGCATCCATGGTTCACGATTGCTGCACCCTCGAAGGCTGTGCGGAACGTTCGGTCATTTTCGGCGGATCGATCATTGGCCGCCATACCAAGATCAAGGACAGCATCGTCATGCCGAACGTAGAAATCGGCCGCAATGTGCTCATTGAGCGAGCGATCATCGGCGAAGGTGCCGTTATCAAGGATGGAGCGGTCATCAAGGGAACCGCACACGAAATCATCGTGATCGGTCCTAACGAGACCGTGCTGGCAAAACCTGCCGTCCGTACCCAGCCTTCCCGCTTACTCAAGGAAGTATACGACAATACGGCTCGCTTGCGGGCAGAAGGACTGTCATCCTAA
- a CDS encoding GNAT family N-acetyltransferase, with the protein MHNLWEEITTPHGSFAIALAAAQDKDTVREMLIEAAEWMATLGVQQWNPQQFTAAEIDRYFAEREVYLLIREDQAVGMFTLQSSDPEYWGTLNEEGCSYLHRLTVRSSWRGKQLGGAMIAWAAKRTKELGRRALRLDCWDGNAKLNRMYAGMGFVHKGTGKKQGRGYNLYEMNLNLR; encoded by the coding sequence ATGCATAATTTATGGGAAGAGATCACTACACCGCACGGATCATTTGCGATTGCGCTTGCCGCTGCACAGGACAAGGATACCGTCCGCGAGATGCTGATCGAAGCGGCGGAGTGGATGGCAACCCTTGGCGTGCAGCAATGGAATCCGCAACAATTTACGGCAGCGGAGATCGATCGGTATTTTGCCGAACGGGAAGTTTACCTGCTTATACGTGAGGATCAGGCAGTCGGGATGTTTACACTGCAGAGCAGCGATCCCGAGTATTGGGGGACGCTGAATGAAGAAGGCTGCAGCTATCTGCACCGATTAACGGTCCGCTCTTCCTGGCGAGGTAAGCAGTTGGGGGGAGCGATGATTGCATGGGCCGCCAAGCGAACGAAGGAGCTCGGCAGAAGAGCATTACGCTTGGACTGCTGGGACGGCAATGCAAAGCTCAACCGCATGTACGCCGGCATGGGATTCGTTCATAAAGGCACGGGAAAGAAGCAGGGCAGGGGTTATAATCTGTATGAAATGAATTTAAATTTGCGGTAA
- a CDS encoding sensor histidine kinase, whose product MIKKGIGRQIVLHYFIVVFVTLFMVEVIFAFALRTYYYQTIENHMSNHATRTTDYFQRFVKLYAERDPDYFTEILRTFELDNTELMVLNRKGEVKASSTQFQADKPIQTSDVPQAVAGGVGKWVGRQATGEWVMAVSTPLQVRGENRYIVRYVTSLEDVNAKLMNMTLLSVGVGSAVLALVTLFSIGLANSIVKPINNIRAVSAQMAKGKFDARIKGNYKYELGELAATLNYMAEEIVRSNQIKDDFISSISHELRTPLTGIKGWSETLTSGGFDPEETKIGMQIISKETERLIGLVEEMLDFSKLQQNEMKLVIGKVNLKELLQETMLNVWAKAEQKQIQLKLDDRAERPVIVVGDGNRLKQVFLNLVDNAVKFSNENSWIHLVITLKDSSTALVQVIDSGIGISEEHLGKVSDRFFQVNHNRGGTGLGLAISKQIVELHKGEMQIHSELGAGTTVSVTLPLLEMVGEAGSGAEGAETAETSGLLTGNEQMGQDGMNEDA is encoded by the coding sequence ATGGTTGAAGTCATATTTGCCTTCGCCTTGCGGACATATTACTACCAAACGATCGAGAACCATATGTCCAACCATGCTACAAGGACAACGGATTATTTCCAAAGATTTGTGAAGCTCTATGCGGAGAGGGATCCGGACTATTTCACGGAGATTCTCCGCACGTTCGAGCTGGATAATACGGAGCTGATGGTCTTAAACCGGAAGGGCGAGGTGAAGGCCAGCAGCACGCAGTTTCAGGCGGACAAGCCCATTCAGACGAGCGACGTGCCGCAGGCCGTCGCCGGAGGCGTCGGCAAATGGGTAGGGCGGCAGGCCACCGGAGAATGGGTTATGGCCGTATCAACCCCTCTGCAAGTCCGTGGCGAGAACCGCTATATTGTCAGGTATGTTACCTCCCTGGAGGACGTTAATGCCAAGCTGATGAACATGACGCTGCTTTCCGTGGGCGTAGGCTCAGCTGTACTGGCTCTGGTGACGCTGTTCAGCATCGGTCTCGCCAACTCGATCGTCAAACCGATTAATAACATCAGGGCTGTTTCCGCGCAGATGGCTAAAGGAAAATTCGATGCGCGGATTAAAGGAAATTATAAATACGAGCTCGGAGAGCTGGCGGCAACCTTGAACTATATGGCCGAGGAAATTGTCCGCAGCAACCAGATCAAGGATGACTTCATCTCGTCGATTTCCCATGAGCTGCGAACGCCGCTAACTGGCATCAAAGGCTGGAGTGAAACATTAACCTCCGGCGGCTTCGACCCGGAAGAAACGAAGATCGGCATGCAGATTATTTCCAAAGAGACGGAACGGCTGATCGGCCTTGTCGAGGAAATGCTTGACTTCTCCAAGCTCCAGCAAAATGAGATGAAGCTTGTCATCGGTAAGGTGAACCTGAAGGAGCTGCTGCAGGAGACGATGCTTAACGTATGGGCTAAGGCCGAGCAGAAGCAGATCCAGCTGAAGCTAGATGATCGCGCGGAGCGTCCTGTGATTGTCGTTGGAGATGGCAACCGTCTGAAGCAGGTATTTTTGAATCTGGTGGATAATGCGGTTAAATTTTCAAATGAAAACAGCTGGATTCATCTCGTCATCACTTTAAAAGATAGCAGTACGGCTCTCGTGCAAGTAATCGACAGCGGAATCGGGATTAGCGAAGAGCATTTAGGCAAAGTGAGCGACCGCTTCTTCCAAGTGAATCATAACCGGGGCGGCACGGGGCTCGGGCTGGCCATCAGCAAGCAGATTGTCGAACTGCATAAGGGTGAAATGCAAATCCATAGCGAGCTCGGTGCAGGGACCACCGTATCTGTTACGCTGCCTCTGCTGGAAATGGTAGGGGAAGCAGGCTCTGGAGCGGAAGGCGCGGAAACGGCGGAAACTTCGGGTCTGTTAACTGGGAACGAACAAATGGGTCAAGATGGGATGAACGAGGATGCATAA